TTATATCAAAACTGTTAAGGAAATTCTAGGAAATGATGAGTTCAACAGAATAAGAGGGACGTTTTTGGGACCGGTGATCAAGCTTGGAGAGAGGTCTTTGAAATTATCAGCTAAGATAGTGCACGCAGTTCTCACCAAAAGCATCAAGACAGTGAAGAGACACGAAGCATGGTTCCATTTTGGTGCTCAGCCAATGAGGTTCTCTATAAGAGAATTCCACATGGTGACTGGTTTGAAATGTAGTGGTGAAGCAAGAGAACCACGAGAGGAAACCGAGAAATTTAAGTGGGACTTCCTAAAAGGGCGTACTCATACAGTAAAGGACGTGGAGAAGCAGCtcagaaacacaagagaagatgcTTCTGATGAGAGATTCTGCCTTGCAATGCTCCTCCTGATTGAGAGCATACTACTACAGAAGAGCCTTCTCGACGGTGGCACAACTTTTACTTTGGATTATGTGAAAATAGCGCAGGATATGGATGTCTTGATGACATACCCATGGGGGAGAACAGCTTATAATTTGCTGTTAAAATCACTTCAGAGAGCTGTCGACAAAAGCCTCgacaaaaacaattatgattTGCAAGGATTCCCTATGGCATTTCTTATATGGATACTTGAGTCAGTACCTTTGCTACAGTATGCATTCAGTCAAGTTGTTCCTATTCTGAGCGTTCAACCGTCTACCCCAATATTTTTGTGTGAGAAGTACCTTCAAATAGCTTCTCCACAGCTGATAGATGTTCTCCTAATTGAAATCAAAGATCATGTaagtttttacattatttttttcttgtttctgttttgccttatgattctccatttaaaagctaattatttttatggtttcAGCTTAAGGTCACATGCATCCTACCTCCTATTTCTAATGATCCAGAAGCTGATGTTTGCATGGAAGACGAAGCTAATAAAGATCTGGATGACATGGCCGATTTATCCAAGAGAggttataagtttaaaattagaGATTGGCGAAACATGTCAGTAGACCTATACGGTGCTAATGAACAAATAAGAAGAGCATCTTTACTGTTTGGGAATGGAGGGATGagtcaagcttcttcttcgtatcagGAGGAGTCTTTGGAATCAAAGATCAACAGAATCAGCGAGATGGTGGGAGATAATTTAAGGATCATGAACGATCGTTTGTGTTTGATTGAAAAAGACAGGAAACAGATTAAAGAACGTGTGACAAAACTAGAGAAACTACAAAGAGTTACTTCAtatgaaactccaaacaatgaggtaactttttttcggaaattaaaattaatgtttatctagttcttgattcagtttttttttgagttgtcaagtaattttggaaGATGTTATACATATTTAGGATTGCCTTCCTAATTTTTGTTGTACTTGCACAGACTGACACAACTCCATTTCATGAGACGGCTTCCAGACAAGGTGAAGCcaatgcagatcaagcagatgaACAACTTAACAATGAGGCaagtataattttgaaaactgttggtatttataaaattatgaatttggttgtacttaaattaatttttggaaGTTCTTGTACGTGTTCATAATCCCATTCCTGACTTCAG
The window above is part of the Brassica napus cultivar Da-Ae unplaced genomic scaffold, Da-Ae ScsIHWf_1118;HRSCAF=1591, whole genome shotgun sequence genome. Proteins encoded here:
- the LOC125596046 gene encoding uncharacterized protein LOC125596046, encoding MGDPLPLRLALPELRYPIGSEPEKTISINQHSIVAYIKTVKEILGNDEFNRIRGTFLGPVIKLGERSLKLSAKIVHAVLTKSIKTVKRHEAWFHFGAQPMRFSIREFHMVTGLKCSGEAREPREETEKFKWDFLKGRTHTVKDVEKQLRNTREDASDERFCLAMLLLIESILLQKSLLDGGTTFTLDYVKIAQDMDVLMTYPWGRTAYNLLLKSLQRAVDKSLDKNNYDLQGFPMAFLIWILESVPLLQYAFSQVVPILSVQPSTPIFLCEKYLQIASPQLIDVLLIEIKDHLKVTCILPPISNDPEADVCMEDEANKDLDDMADLSKRGYKFKIRDWRNMSVDLYGANEQIRRASLLFGNGGMSQASSSYQEESLESKINRISEMVGDNLRIMNDRLCLIEKDRKQIKERVTKLEKLQRVTSYETPNNEDCLPNFCCTCTD